Proteins encoded in a region of the Thunnus thynnus chromosome 8, fThuThy2.1, whole genome shotgun sequence genome:
- the LOC137188057 gene encoding vimentin isoform X2, whose product MNWDNQLSSILSVADGSVAKMRERLTSPGKFSKGGEDLFPIRERVHDSDLDPPALPPRAPLLRQPSPSPSPGVQWADLATIQSQLQIQNQAIESLTRKLHDTERERQSQQCHIQTLQEEVHRLREELRERERERDESRRGQSPGAEMRMEQWRREVGRELSSLRGHITRATSLGNLEESFSSKLRREELEHLRREVDQLKARLRRQEEDVFLQQAEARETRRQYERSCKTLEELTGSYRTHSTDLAKTVSQYSQTQQEVRQIRATVSELKDEVRRLILREGAPTPLLSAHTSGKSLSFCCSHTYTHAV is encoded by the exons ATGAACTGGGACAATCAGCTGAGCTCTATCCTCTCAGTAGCAGATGGCAGCGTGGCTAAAATGAGG GAGAGACTGACCTCACCAGGGAAATTCTCCAAAGGAGGAGAAG ATCTGTTTCCAATAAGGGAGAGAGTTCATGATTCAGATTTAGAccctcctgctcttcctcctcgaGCCCCCCTTCTCCGGCAGCCTTCCCCATCTCCTAGTCCTGGTGTGCAGTGGGCAGACCTAGCTACAATCCAGTCGCAACTCCAGATACAGAACCAG GCAATTGAGTCTCTCACCCGGAAACTCCATGACACAGAAAGGGAAAGACAGTCTCAACAATGTCACATCCAGACTCTGCAAG AGGAGGTTCACAGGTTGCGTGAAGAGCtgagggagagggaaagagagagggacgAGTCAAGGAGGGGACAAAGTCCAGGAGCAGAGATGAGGATGGAGCAGTGGAGGAGAGAGGTTGGACGTGAGCTGAGCAGTCTGCGGGGACACATCACCAGAGCCACGTCGCTAGGCAACCTGGAGGAGAG TTTCAGCTCAAAGCTCCGCCGAGAAGAGCTGGAACACCTGCGGAGAGAGGTGGACCAACTGAAAGCACGGCTAA GGAGACAGGAGGAAGACGTGTTCCTCCAGCAGGCAGAGGCCAGAGAGACCAGAAGACAGTACGAACGCAGCTGCAAG ACACTAGAGGAGCTGACAGGCAGCTACAGAACTCACAGCACTGATCTGGCCAAGACCGTCTCTCAGTATTCTCAAACACAGCAAGAGGTTCGCCAGATCAG AGCAACTGTGTCGGAACTGAAGGACGAGGTCAGGAGGCTAATTCTACGAGAAGGTGCTCCAACACCTTTGCTGTCAGCACATACATCAGGCAAGTCACTGTCCTTTTGTTGctctcacacatacacccaTGCAGTGTGA
- the LOC137188057 gene encoding vimentin isoform X1: protein MHHHCQFNSDMNWDNQLSSILSVADGSVAKMRERLTSPGKFSKGGEDLFPIRERVHDSDLDPPALPPRAPLLRQPSPSPSPGVQWADLATIQSQLQIQNQAIESLTRKLHDTERERQSQQCHIQTLQEEVHRLREELRERERERDESRRGQSPGAEMRMEQWRREVGRELSSLRGHITRATSLGNLEESFSSKLRREELEHLRREVDQLKARLRRQEEDVFLQQAEARETRRQYERSCKTLEELTGSYRTHSTDLAKTVSQYSQTQQEVRQIRATVSELKDEVRRLILREGAPTPLLSAHTSGKSLSFCCSHTYTHAV, encoded by the exons ATGCACCATCACTGTCAG TTCAACTCAGACATGAACTGGGACAATCAGCTGAGCTCTATCCTCTCAGTAGCAGATGGCAGCGTGGCTAAAATGAGG GAGAGACTGACCTCACCAGGGAAATTCTCCAAAGGAGGAGAAG ATCTGTTTCCAATAAGGGAGAGAGTTCATGATTCAGATTTAGAccctcctgctcttcctcctcgaGCCCCCCTTCTCCGGCAGCCTTCCCCATCTCCTAGTCCTGGTGTGCAGTGGGCAGACCTAGCTACAATCCAGTCGCAACTCCAGATACAGAACCAG GCAATTGAGTCTCTCACCCGGAAACTCCATGACACAGAAAGGGAAAGACAGTCTCAACAATGTCACATCCAGACTCTGCAAG AGGAGGTTCACAGGTTGCGTGAAGAGCtgagggagagggaaagagagagggacgAGTCAAGGAGGGGACAAAGTCCAGGAGCAGAGATGAGGATGGAGCAGTGGAGGAGAGAGGTTGGACGTGAGCTGAGCAGTCTGCGGGGACACATCACCAGAGCCACGTCGCTAGGCAACCTGGAGGAGAG TTTCAGCTCAAAGCTCCGCCGAGAAGAGCTGGAACACCTGCGGAGAGAGGTGGACCAACTGAAAGCACGGCTAA GGAGACAGGAGGAAGACGTGTTCCTCCAGCAGGCAGAGGCCAGAGAGACCAGAAGACAGTACGAACGCAGCTGCAAG ACACTAGAGGAGCTGACAGGCAGCTACAGAACTCACAGCACTGATCTGGCCAAGACCGTCTCTCAGTATTCTCAAACACAGCAAGAGGTTCGCCAGATCAG AGCAACTGTGTCGGAACTGAAGGACGAGGTCAGGAGGCTAATTCTACGAGAAGGTGCTCCAACACCTTTGCTGTCAGCACATACATCAGGCAAGTCACTGTCCTTTTGTTGctctcacacatacacccaTGCAGTGTGA